Proteins found in one Salvia hispanica cultivar TCC Black 2014 unplaced genomic scaffold, UniMelb_Shisp_WGS_1.0 HiC_scaffold_169, whole genome shotgun sequence genomic segment:
- the LOC125198596 gene encoding transcription factor bHLH47-like isoform X3, giving the protein MASQSADSADHRLKTPSSKNNVGKVPRKIHKAAREKLKRASMNELFSDLGKTLGISDVDHQNNGKASMLRETIRLLGELATQMDSLKKENATLLSEYNYITAEKNELVEEASGLDAQVKGLKREIDERAICSNAHVSQPSTTQLPEGHVAMPLVGHASEAAAPVVGPVLVVPLHHEPQLQGFPNPFPGMDGAKVPSGVSKPRPRYPSSSDSWPSHILTK; this is encoded by the exons ATGGCTTCTCAATCTGCGGATTCAGCTGATCATCGCCTCAAAACTCCCTCAAG taaaaataatgttggAAAAGTTCCACGGAAAATTCACAAAGCTGCGAGGGAGAAGCTGAAACGCGCCAGCATGAATGAGTTATTCTCAGATTTGGGGAAGACACTTGGTATATCTG ATGTGGATCATCAGAACAACGGCAAGGCATCTATGCTGAGAGAGACGATCCGGCTCCTCGGTGAATTGGCTACTCAGATGGACAGCCTGAAAAAGGAGAATGCAACTCTCTTATctgaatataattat ATCACAGCTGAGAAGAACGAGCTCGTCGAGGAAGCTTCTGGTTTAGATGCTCAAGTGAAGGGGCTGAAGAGAGAAATAGACGAGAGGGCTATCTGTTCAAACGCACATGTTTCTCAACCATCGACAACACAGTTACCCGAGGGCCATGTTGCAATGCCACTCGTCGGGCATGCCTCAGAGGCGGCAGCCCCTGTCGTTGGTCCTGTGCTGGTCGTGCCATTGCATCACGAGCCACAACTCCAAGGCTTCCCTAACCCCTTCCCAGGTATGGATGGGGCGAAGGTTCCCTCTGGTGTGAGCAAACCGCGCCCCCGTTACCCTTCGTCGTCTGATTCATGGCCTTCTCATATTCTCACCAAGTAG
- the LOC125198596 gene encoding transcription factor bHLH47-like isoform X4 codes for MASQSADSADHRLKTPSSKNNVGKVPRKIHKAAREKLKRASMNELFSDLGKTLDVDHQNNGKASMLRETIRLLGELATQMDSLKKENATLLSEYNYITAEKNELVEEASGLDAQVKGLKREIDERAICSNAHVSQPSTTQLPEGHVAMPLVGHASEAAAPVVGPVLVVPLHHEPQLQGFPNPFPGMDGAKVPSGVSKPRPRYPSSSDSWPSHILTK; via the exons ATGGCTTCTCAATCTGCGGATTCAGCTGATCATCGCCTCAAAACTCCCTCAAG taaaaataatgttggAAAAGTTCCACGGAAAATTCACAAAGCTGCGAGGGAGAAGCTGAAACGCGCCAGCATGAATGAGTTATTCTCAGATTTGGGGAAGACACTTG ATGTGGATCATCAGAACAACGGCAAGGCATCTATGCTGAGAGAGACGATCCGGCTCCTCGGTGAATTGGCTACTCAGATGGACAGCCTGAAAAAGGAGAATGCAACTCTCTTATctgaatataattat ATCACAGCTGAGAAGAACGAGCTCGTCGAGGAAGCTTCTGGTTTAGATGCTCAAGTGAAGGGGCTGAAGAGAGAAATAGACGAGAGGGCTATCTGTTCAAACGCACATGTTTCTCAACCATCGACAACACAGTTACCCGAGGGCCATGTTGCAATGCCACTCGTCGGGCATGCCTCAGAGGCGGCAGCCCCTGTCGTTGGTCCTGTGCTGGTCGTGCCATTGCATCACGAGCCACAACTCCAAGGCTTCCCTAACCCCTTCCCAGGTATGGATGGGGCGAAGGTTCCCTCTGGTGTGAGCAAACCGCGCCCCCGTTACCCTTCGTCGTCTGATTCATGGCCTTCTCATATTCTCACCAAGTAG
- the LOC125198596 gene encoding transcription factor bHLH47-like isoform X1 — translation MEIRRKNNVGKVPRKIHKAAREKLKRASMNELFSDLGKTLGISDVDHQNNGKASMLRETIRLLGELATQMDSLKKENATLLSEYNYITAEKNELVEEASGLDAQVKGLKREIDERAICSNAHVSQPSTTQLPEGHVAMPLVGHASEAAAPVVGPVLVVPLHHEPQLQGFPNPFPGMDGAKVPSGVSKPRPRYPSSSDSWPSHILTK, via the exons ATGGAAATTCGACG taaaaataatgttggAAAAGTTCCACGGAAAATTCACAAAGCTGCGAGGGAGAAGCTGAAACGCGCCAGCATGAATGAGTTATTCTCAGATTTGGGGAAGACACTTGGTATATCTG ATGTGGATCATCAGAACAACGGCAAGGCATCTATGCTGAGAGAGACGATCCGGCTCCTCGGTGAATTGGCTACTCAGATGGACAGCCTGAAAAAGGAGAATGCAACTCTCTTATctgaatataattat ATCACAGCTGAGAAGAACGAGCTCGTCGAGGAAGCTTCTGGTTTAGATGCTCAAGTGAAGGGGCTGAAGAGAGAAATAGACGAGAGGGCTATCTGTTCAAACGCACATGTTTCTCAACCATCGACAACACAGTTACCCGAGGGCCATGTTGCAATGCCACTCGTCGGGCATGCCTCAGAGGCGGCAGCCCCTGTCGTTGGTCCTGTGCTGGTCGTGCCATTGCATCACGAGCCACAACTCCAAGGCTTCCCTAACCCCTTCCCAGGTATGGATGGGGCGAAGGTTCCCTCTGGTGTGAGCAAACCGCGCCCCCGTTACCCTTCGTCGTCTGATTCATGGCCTTCTCATATTCTCACCAAGTAG
- the LOC125198596 gene encoding transcription factor bHLH47-like isoform X2, with amino-acid sequence MEIRRKNNVGKVPRKIHKAAREKLKRASMNELFSDLGKTLDVDHQNNGKASMLRETIRLLGELATQMDSLKKENATLLSEYNYITAEKNELVEEASGLDAQVKGLKREIDERAICSNAHVSQPSTTQLPEGHVAMPLVGHASEAAAPVVGPVLVVPLHHEPQLQGFPNPFPGMDGAKVPSGVSKPRPRYPSSSDSWPSHILTK; translated from the exons ATGGAAATTCGACG taaaaataatgttggAAAAGTTCCACGGAAAATTCACAAAGCTGCGAGGGAGAAGCTGAAACGCGCCAGCATGAATGAGTTATTCTCAGATTTGGGGAAGACACTTG ATGTGGATCATCAGAACAACGGCAAGGCATCTATGCTGAGAGAGACGATCCGGCTCCTCGGTGAATTGGCTACTCAGATGGACAGCCTGAAAAAGGAGAATGCAACTCTCTTATctgaatataattat ATCACAGCTGAGAAGAACGAGCTCGTCGAGGAAGCTTCTGGTTTAGATGCTCAAGTGAAGGGGCTGAAGAGAGAAATAGACGAGAGGGCTATCTGTTCAAACGCACATGTTTCTCAACCATCGACAACACAGTTACCCGAGGGCCATGTTGCAATGCCACTCGTCGGGCATGCCTCAGAGGCGGCAGCCCCTGTCGTTGGTCCTGTGCTGGTCGTGCCATTGCATCACGAGCCACAACTCCAAGGCTTCCCTAACCCCTTCCCAGGTATGGATGGGGCGAAGGTTCCCTCTGGTGTGAGCAAACCGCGCCCCCGTTACCCTTCGTCGTCTGATTCATGGCCTTCTCATATTCTCACCAAGTAG
- the LOC125198585 gene encoding thyroid adenoma-associated protein homolog yields the protein MSAKWRAIQHRHKYTYSAVLFPPHFTEALNQTPDRSAFFSELNHLISLNSTYAQLEHVKKVAAAFSTLLSVPNADENAVSSAVKLYLEILFLENSLPLHRTLASALAKCKYHRNLIEDCFRLLCEEYGGGRNASNGSRFCVSRAALSMMGTPKLGYVVEVVEQCAILVALDVISGLQSIVKETDELSRPSPIVMEQCQEALSCMYYLLQRFPEKFYDSLSDQSVMEMAFSSVLSILKSAAFSRDCFVAAGVCFCAALQVCVSPDDLGVFVMHGIFSQPGVRNLDISLDAVVEKIPFKGNLVNEILGFSTLSRLCLIRGVLTAVSRTVLDTRYIMASEGCVESGAGASTVKTILYDAILPELCFCAENPRDGHSNFHTLTVMQICLQQIKTLLLGDSIGNADNYDPIPEEMGARILKIVWNNLEDPLSQTVKQVHLIFDLYLDIQSCLHWADGSENIKMFLRKIASDLLCLGPRCKGRYVPLASLTRRLGGKAILEMNPDLLFETANAYIDDDVCCASTTFLKCLLECLRDEYWSSDGIENGYTKYRRLCLLPFLQGLAFGVAKLRSNLNTYALPALLDLDLDSIFSMLTLIGIEGDASSLGLSGDDGFLSASADVSSTDITLGLEQRIAVLVSLLKVSRGLALMEGDIDWYDYSVLSHEGALLDMENSNLHCVVLVKGIDVKIPVKWLVLALTHIDESLRMDAAETLFLNPKTASLPSPLELSLMRRAIPLNMRCCSTAFQMKWNSLFRKFFSRVRTALERQIKLGAWTPLPSWSPKGEGLFIGAEETRIHRADYLFYFIKWFSRFLFFSCYPSAPYERKTMAMELILIMSNVWPVVPTLHGNGDGFCLTNNLYPYSKGYTSPDSTLLLVGSIVDSWDRLRECSLQILLYFPTPLPGICSPESVRQAVIWAKKLICSPRVRESDAGALTLRLLFRKYVLDLSWIVQPSSNVVSLCSEAEQSHGAYQICTPSSPVVSYMTSLIDWLLAAVEDAEKNLSEACKNSFVHGILLALRYTFEELDWNSNVFQNRNAEMKHLFERLLELVMRITTLALWVVSADAWHLPEDMEEMMDDEALTLEIPNEIDSSASDSQIEVNVEKMAEEEEIKPSEQIVMVGCWLAMKEVSLLLGTVIRKIPLPTSDEMRKSISAADESTLPSDALLDIQQLETIGNHFLEVLLKMKHNGAIDKTRAGFTALCNRLLCSNDPRLCQLTESWMERLMERTAAKGQTVDDLLRRSAGIPAAFIAFFLSEPEGAPKKLLPRALRWLLDVVTNSLADQLKASSIDGVSCNGSLSKSSQANGSPPASVTNGYVEMSKFRDEGVVPTVHAFNVLRATFNDTNLATDTSGFSAEALIISIRSFSSPYWEVRNSACLSYTALVRRMIGFLNVQKRDSARRAITGLEFFHRYPTLHSFFLNELNVATESLSEGSSDELGSNLKNNVHPSLCPMLIFLSRLKPSPISSETGDSLEPFLFMPFIRRCSFQSNLRIRVLAARALTGLVSNEKLQIVLLNIASELPHERSNCSSSNETSCSFNSIHGMLLQLNALIDTNCRNLSDPSKRDTVLHELIQILATRSWIARPRQCPSPVLNGCMVKLLDNMLSIAGTCEASKSADTIWNLVWELSSECLDLEPAGCPLYFDPTIQELRKQAATSYFNCIFATSKDIAEDEIVVGRASSTPVTSLMRAVGNEAVYSRFQERLIRSMSDASYEVRISSLKWLYLFLKRGKYTGNTCGDQFYCETLKMCLTNINLQDTLVKLLISERHHRCVHYLLKNLYTWNSLKFEDNHPSPEPRSICDMDRSSVFKLWNNLVSLFKITRHAKTRQALICCLGVCAKRISTLCMNFISSEVEMETDPSRVFSDFYDALRYFVDLIEQNSDASEPVTMRKAAAESMIASEILSHAAPLGSLIYNHPISNGDISSRFKQEEAIKMYSRRVLNLWLACIRLLEDEDVGLRKKLALDVQKSFLSGEPTEDFEPAAGTSQVEKVIESCFEHLSTVFGHWIDYMDYLCCWVMNIANHTNYVSSGGDLVRQVFDKEIDNHHEEKLLICQLCCSHLERIPVAKMSEARDLLQKWRSRFFEQMMAFIHDHVERRQRDDWIGGVGNHKDTFLPLYANLSAFYALSHCLLEEEDESSRQRMLGDVSALGEAMTPFLCNPLISNLYLAVVKSHEKDLGEKTENLNQKWRENNILWGEFNPYFLL from the exons ATGTCAGCGAAATGGCGTGCCATACAGCACCGCCACAAATACACTTACAGCGCGGTGCTGTTCCCGCCACACTTCACTGAGGCATTGAATCAAACACCTGATCGGTCCGCCTTCTTCTCCGAACTCAACCACCTAATTTCACTCAACTCCACCTATGCCCAGCTCGAACACGTCAAGAAAGTCGCTGCAGCGTTTTCCACTCTGCTCTCCGTCCCAAACGCCGACGAAAACGCAGTTTCCTCTGCGGTGAAGTTGTACTTGGAGATTCTCTTCCTGGAGAACTCGTTGCCGTTGCATAGGACATTAGCTTCTGCTCTTGCCAAGTGCAAGTACCACCGGAATTTGATCGAGGATTGCTTCCGGCTGCTCTGCGAAGAGTATGGCGGTGGGAGAAATGCTAGCAACGGTTCGAGATTCTGTGTTTCAAGAGCAGCGCTGTCGATGATGGGCACGCCCAAATTGGGGTATGTGGTTGAAGTGGTGGAGCAATGCGCCATTTTGGTGGCTTTGGATGTGATTTCTGGATTGCAGAGCATTGTTAAAGAAACGGATGAGCTATCTCGGCCTTCTCCGATTGTAATGGAGCAATGCCAGGAGGCACTCTCGTGTATGTACTACCTGCTTCAGCGCTTTCCCGAAAAGTTCTATGACAGTTTGAGTGATCAGAGTGTGATGGAGATGGCTTTTTCGAGTGTTTTGAGCATATTGAAGTCGGCAGCGTTTTCTAGGGACTGCTTTGTGGCAGCTGGAGTGTGTTTCTGTGCAGCCTTGCAGGTGTGCGTGAGTCCAGATGATCTTGGTGTTTTTGTTATGCATGGTATATTTAGTCAGCCTGGTGTTCGAAATCTTGATATCAGCCTTGATGCTGTGGTAGAGAAAATACCATTTAAGGGTAATTTGGTTAATGAGATACTTGGTTTTTCAACTCTTAGTAGACTTTGCTTGATAAGAGGAGTACTGACCGCAGTTTCAAGAACAGTTCTTGACACACGTTACATTATGGCAAGTGAGGGCTGTGTAGAATCTGGTGCCGGGGCTTCCACGGTCAAGACAATACTTTATGATGCTATTTTGCCTGAATTATGTTTCTGTGCTGAAAATCCTAGAGATGGTCATTCTAATTTTCATACATTAACTGTGATGCAAATATGTCTGCAGCAGATAAAAACATTACTATTAGGTGATAGTATTGGAAATGCGGATAATTATGATCCAATACCTGAGGAGATGGGTGCAAGGATATTAAAGATAGTGTGGAATAATTTGGAAGACCCTCTAAGTCAAACTGTAAAACAAGTTCATCTTATTTTTGATCTCTACTTAGACATCCAATCATGCCTTCATTGGGCGGATGGTAGTGAGAATATTAAGATGTTCTTGAGGAAGATTGCATCTGATCTTCTCTGTCTAGGGCCACGTTGCAAGGGAAGATATGTTCCTTTAGCCTCCTTGACCAGGAGGTTGGGTGGTAAAGCTATTCTAGAAATGAATCCGGATTTGCTGTTCGAAACTGCAAATGCTTACATTGATGATGATGTTTGTTGTGCTTCCACAACATTTCTCAAGTGTTTGCTTGAGTGTTTAAGAGATGAATATTGGAGCAGTGATGGTATTGAAAATGGGTATACAAAATATAGACGTCTCTGCTTGTTGCCATTTTTACAAGGGCTTGCTTTTGGAGTCGCCAAGCTGCGCTCCAACTTGAATACTTATGCGTTGCCAGCTCTACTTGACCTTGATTTGGACAGCATATTCTCTATGCTCACATTAATAGGGATTGAAGGGGATGCTAGCTCCTTAGGGCTTAGCGGAGATGACGGCTTCTTATCTGCCTCCGCAGATGTCAGTTCCACAGATATAACTTTAGGACTTGAACAGCGAATTGCAGTTTTGGTATCATTACTCAAGGTATCTCGTGGACTTGCACTTATGGAAGGAGACATTGATTGGTATGACTATTCAGTACTATCCCATGAAGGTGCACTACTTGATATGGAGAATAGTAATTTACACTGTGTTGTTTTAGTGAAGGGCATAGATGTTAAAATCCCAGTCAAATGGCTCGTATTAGCTTTGACTCATATAGATGAGTCACTTCGCATGGATGCAGCAGAAACTCTATTCTTAAACCCAAAGACGGCCAGTCTGCCTTCACCTTTGGAACTTAGCCTGATGAGAAGAGCTATACCTCTGAACATGAGATGTTGCTCTACTGCTTTTCAAATGAAGTGGAACAGCTTGTTCAGAAAGTTCTTTTCTCGTGTCCGAACAGCATTGGAGAGACAGATTAAGCTTGGTGCATGGACACCTCTTCCTTCTTGGAGTCCAAAAGGAGAGGGTTTATTTATAGGAGCTGAGGAAACCCGAATACACAGGGCggattatcttttttattttataaagtggTTTAGTcgttttttattcttttcctgCTATCCTTCTGCTCCATATGAGAGAAAGACAATGGCTATGGAGCTCATACTGATAATGTCGAATGTTTGGCCTGTTGTTCCAACTTTGCATGGAAATGGGGATGGATTTTGTTTAACAAACAATCTGTATCCGTACAGTAAAGGTTATACATCACCTGATTCAACCTTGCTGCTTGTTGGGTCGATTGTTGATAGTTGGGATAGATTGAGAGAGTGTTCACTtcaaattttactttattttcctaCTCCACTTCCTGGCATTTGTAGTCCCGAATCTGTCCGCCAGGCAGTTATATGGGCCAAAAAGCTGATCTGCAGTCCACGTGTACGTGAAAGTGATGCTGGAGCTCTGACTCTACGGCTTCTTTTCAGGAAGTACGTGTTAGATCTAAGCTGGATTGTCCAGCCATCGTCTAATGTTGTCTCATTATGTTCTGAGGCTGAACAGTCACATGGGGCATATCAAATTTGCACACCCAGCTCTCCTGTTGTAAGTTATATGACATCACTTATTGATTGGTTGCTTGCTGCTGTGGAGGATGCTGAGAAAAATCTTTCAGAAGCATGCAAGAATAGTTTTGTTCATGGTATATTACTCGCCCTTCGCTACACATTTGAGGAACTGGATTGGAATTCCAATGTATTTCAGAATAGGAATGCTGAAATGAAGCATTTATTCGAAAGACTCTTGGAGTTGGTCATGAGAATAACTACCTTGGCCCTTTGGGTAGTCTCTGCTGATGCTTGGCACTTACCTGAGGACATGGAAGAAATGATGGATGACGAGGCATTGACTCTGGAGATTCCTAATGAGATTGATTCATCTGCCTCAGATTCTCAGATTGAGGTAAACGTTGAAAAAATggcagaggaggaggagattAAGCCCTCTGAACAGATTGTTATGGTTGGTTGCTGGCTTGCAATGAAAGAG GTGAGCCTTCTCCTCGGCACGGTAATTAGAAAAATTCCCTTACCCACTTCAGATGAAATGAGGAAATCAATCTCTGCTGCTGATGAGTCCACTCTGCCATCTGATGCACTGCTTGATATACAACAACTAGAGACAATTGGCAACCATTTCTTGGAAGTCCTCCtcaaaatgaaacataatGGTGCCATTGATAAGACAAGGGCTGGGTTCACAGCTCTTTGTAACCGCTTGCTTTGCTCTAATGACCCTAG GCTATGTCAATTGACAGAGTCTTGGATGGAGCGATTGATGGAAAGAACTGCGGCTAAGGGACAAACAGTGGACGACCTCTTAAGAAGAAGTGCGGGTATACCTGCAGCATTCATTGCCTTTTTTCTCTCGGAGCCTGAGGGAGCACCAAAAAAACTACTACCAAGGGCACTACGGTGGCTATTAGATGTAGTTACGAACTCTTTAGCCGATCAACTAAAAGCAAGCAGCATTGATGGTGTCTCTTGCAATGGGTCCTTGTCCAAGTCTAGCCAGGCAAATGGCAGCCCTCCAGCTTCTGTTACAAATGGCTATGTAGAAATGTCAAAGTTTCGGGATGAGGGTGTTGTTCCCACTGTGCATGCTTTCAATGTTCTTAGGGCAACTTTCAATGACACGAACCTGGCCACTGATACATCAGGTTTTTCTGCGGAGGCGTTGATAATCTCAATACGTTCCTTTTCTTCTCCATATTGGGAGGTTCGCAACAGTGCTTGTCTTTCATATACTGCTTTGGTACGTCGGATGATTGGATTTCTAAATGTACAAAAAAGAGATTCTGCGAGGCGAGCTATAACTGGGCTTGAGTTTTTTCACAG GTACCCTACATTGCATTCGTTCTTTCTCAATGAACTGAATGTAGCTACCGAATCACTTTCAGAAGGCTCTTCAGATGAGTTGGGATCCAACttgaaaaataatgtacaCCCAAGCTTATGTCCAATGCTGATATTTTTGTCTCGGCTCAAACCTTCTCCGATTTCGAGTGAAACAGGAGATAGTTTGGaaccttttcttttcatgCCATTCATCAGGAGGTGTTCTTTCCAAAGCAACCTCCGAATTCGTGTACTTGCAGCTAGAGCTTTAACAGGTCTAGTATCCAACGAGAAACTGCAAATTGTGTTGCTTAATATTGCTTCGGAGCTGCCTCATGAGAGAAGCAACTGTTCATCCAGTAATGAGACATCCTGTTCTTTCAATTCGATTCACGGAATGTTACTGCAGCTGAATGCTCTGATTGATACCAATTGTAGAAACTTATCTGATCCCTCTAAAAGGGATACTGTTCTGCATGAATTGATTCAAATCTTAGCAACACGATCATGGATTGCAAGACCAAGACAGTGTCCCTCCCCTGTTCTTAACGGCTGCATGGTAAAGCTACTCGACAATATGCTCAGTATTGCAGGAACCTGTGAAGCGAGCAAAAGTGCTGATACTATTTGGAACCTCGTCTGGGAGTTATCTTCAGAATGTTTAGATTTAGAACCTGCTGGTTGCCCGTTGTACTTTGATCCAACTATTCAAGAACTCCGCAAGCAAGCTGCAACGTCCTACTTCAATTGTATTTTTGCTACATCTAAAGATATTGCTGAAGATGAAATTGTGGTCGGAAGGGCTTCCTCCACACCTGTTACTAGTTTGATGAGAGCAGTTGGAAACGAGGCTGTCTATAGCAGATTTCAAGAAAGGCTCATTCGCTCCATGTCGGATGCATCATATGAAGTGCGAATTTCCTCGTTGAAGTGGCTTTACTTGTTCCTGAAGAGAGGGAAATATACAGGTAATACTTGTGGGGATCAGTTCTACTGCGAGACTCTGAAAATGTGCCTGACTAATATCAATCTTCAAGATACGCTTGTGAAGCTTCTTATTTCAGAGAGACATCATAGATGCGTGCATTATCTTCTTAAAAATCTTTACACCTGGAACTCACTTAAATTTGAAGACAACCACCCCAGCCCGGAACCAAGATCCATTTGTGATATGGACCGCTCTTCAGTATTCAAGTTGTGGAACAATTTAGTTTCCCTGTTCAAGATTACAAGGCATGCGAAGACTCGACAAGCACTCATCTGCTGCTTGGGAGTGTGTGCAAAGAGAATTTCCACCTTATGTATGAACTTCATCTCCTCTGAAGTAGAGATGGAGACTGATCCAAGCAGAGTATTTTCTGATTTCTATGATGCATTGCGTTATTTTGTGGATCTGATTGAGCAAAACAGTGATGCTTCAGAGCCCGTTACCATGAGAAAGGCGGCTGCAGAGTCAATGATAGCTTCTGAAATACTGAGTCATGCTGCGCCCCTCGGATCTTTGATCTACAACCATCCAATCTCTAACGGGGACATCTCTTCTCGTTTCAAACAGGAAGAGGCCATCAAAATGTACAGTCGCAGAGTCCTCAATCTATGGCTGGCGTGCATAAGGCTTCTGGAGGATGAAGACGTCGGCCTCAGAAAAAAACTTGCTTTGGATGTGCAGAAGTCTTTCCTCTCTGGAGAGCCAACTGAAGACTTCGAACCTGCTGCAGGCACGAGCCAAGTAGAGAAAGTGATCGAATCGTGCTTCGAGCATCTCTCAACAGTCTTTGGCCACTGGATCGATTATATGGACTATCTATGCTGCTGGGTTATGAACATCGCAAACCACACTAACTATGTCTCATCGGGTGGAGACCTTGTGAGGCAGGTCTTTGACAAGGAGATCGACAACCATCACGAAGAGAAGCTCCTAATCTGCCAGCTATGCTGCTCGCATCTGGAAAGGATTCCAGTCGCAAAGATGAGCGAGGCGAGGGATCTTCTGCAGAAATGGAGGAGCAGATTCTTCGAACAGATGATGGCGTTCATACATGATCACGTCGAGAGAAGGCAGCGTGATGATTGGATCGGAGGAGTTGGCAATCACAAAGACACATTTCTACCACTTTATGCTAATCTGTCAGCATTTTATGCTCTGTCACACTGCCtcttggaagaagaagatgaaagcaGTCGCCAACGTATGCTCGGGGACGTTTCTGCACTCGGAGAGGCGATGACGCCTTTCCTGTGCAACCCTTTGATATCGAACCTTTATCTGGCAGTTGTCAAGTCCCATGAGAAggatttgggggaaaaaacaGAAAACTTGAACcagaaatggagagagaataatatccTCTGGGGTGAATTCAatccttattttttattatga